GGAGGGAGCGTCCCGTCGACGGGGTGCGGAGCACCGGGAGGCGGAGGACCGGGGTCCGGAACGGCGGGAGACGGAGGACCGGGAGACGGAGGACCGAAAGGCGCGGGGCCCGTCGGGGCGTCCTCCCCGGCGGCCGGACGGTCGCGGTCCGGGCGGGACCTGGGTACTCGGGCCACGGCGGTTCCTCCGGTTCCTCGGGTCCTCGGATTTCTCGGTGGGGGCTCGTCCGGCGGAGTCGGTACGGCCGGGCGGGTACGGCCGGGCGGGTACGGCCGGGCGGGTACGGCCGGGCGGGTACGGCCGGGCGGGTACGGCCGGTCAGTCCCGTCCCGCGAGCGCGGCGAGACGGCGGGCCTCGGCGCGGGTGGTCCGGGCGATGGCGTCCTCGTCCACGGTGACGAGCCGCCCGTCCTCCACCACGGGACGCCCGTCGACGAGGGAGAGGGTGACGGGGGCGGGCGCGCCGAGGACCAGCGCCGCCACCGGGTCGGCGATGGAGGCGTGGGCGAGGGTGTCCAGCCGCCAGAGGACGAGGTCGGCGAGTTTCCCGGGCTCCAGCGAGCCGATCGCGTCGGCGCGCCCGAGGACCCGGGCCCCGCCGCGGGTGCCGAGGCGCAGCGCCCGGCGGACGGTCAGGGCGGCCTCGCGGTGCGGGCCGAGCCGGTTGACCAGCAGGGCGTTGCGCAGTTCGGTACGGAGTTCGCCCGCCTCGTTGGAGGCCGTTCCGTCGACACCGAGGCCGACGGGGACGCCCGCCGCCAGCAGCTCGGTGACGGGGGCGATGCCCGCGGCGATCCGGGCGTTGGACGAGGGGCAGTGGGCGACGCCGGTGCCGGTGCGGGCGAAGGCGGCGATGTCCGCTTCGCCCATGTGGATGCAGTGGGCCATCCAGACGTCGGGGCCGAGCCAGTCGGTGGCGGCGAAGTAGTCGGTGGGCCCCATGCCGAACAGCTCCCGGCAGTAGCGCTCCTCCTCCACGGTCTCCGAGCCGTGGGTGTGCAGCCGGACCC
The nucleotide sequence above comes from Streptomyces clavuligerus. Encoded proteins:
- a CDS encoding 8-oxoguanine deaminase → MAESRIVIENCAVATVDAHDTEHPHGHVVVAGRVIESVGAGPAPTGLAGVVRRIDGTGHLVTPGLVNTHHHFYQWLTRGLATDHHLFDWLVALYPTWARIDEPMVRAAAEGSLAMMARGGVTTAADHHYIHPRGSGDLTGAIVGAARDLGVRLTLARGSMDRGESDGGLPPDFAVETLDAALTATEEAVRRHHDPSFAAMTQIAVAPCSPFSVSTELMRESAALARRTGVRLHTHGSETVEEERYCRELFGMGPTDYFAATDWLGPDVWMAHCIHMGEADIAAFARTGTGVAHCPSSNARIAAGIAPVTELLAAGVPVGLGVDGTASNEAGELRTELRNALLVNRLGPHREAALTVRRALRLGTRGGARVLGRADAIGSLEPGKLADLVLWRLDTLAHASIADPVAALVLGAPAPVTLSLVDGRPVVEDGRLVTVDEDAIARTTRAEARRLAALAGRD